The following are encoded together in the Poseidonibacter lekithochrous genome:
- a CDS encoding DUF2018 family protein, translating into MSMFGEWFTEDEDDMFMGSPKSKFFDVSREASQDVVEEEWDKIVEKVAILEMMLSEGKDENYDINEVMKEYKLNNEQLVNNMKKGLYVEFTGEIICRLDA; encoded by the coding sequence ATGTCTATGTTCGGAGAATGGTTTACAGAAGACGAAGATGATATGTTTATGGGAAGCCCTAAGTCAAAATTTTTTGATGTTAGTAGAGAAGCTTCACAAGATGTAGTTGAAGAAGAGTGGGATAAAATTGTTGAAAAGGTTGCTATCTTAGAAATGATGTTATCAGAAGGTAAAGACGAAAACTACGATATTAATGAAGTTATGAAAGAATACAAACTAAATAATGAACAACTAGTAAATAACATGAAAAAAGGTCTTTATGTTGAATTTACTGGTGAAATTATTTGTAGATTAGACGCATAA